From the Leptolyngbya sp. O-77 genome, one window contains:
- a CDS encoding ABC transporter permease — MNTLDRLEKFSRTKSASVLFPVIATVLLFVLWELIVRLLNIPSYNLPAPSAILQSAIARSSALWENSMQTLFTTLAGFLLAIVAGIILGFVIGYSRIAYIVLYPLLVGFNTIPKVALVPLFALWFGIGTIPAILTAFLLAFFPIAVNVALGLDTVEPEMKDVMRSLGASQFEIFQKIGFPHVMPYIFASLKVAISLAFVGAVISETVASNKGIGYLIVTASSNFDVPLGFAGLMVLAIMGTALYGFFAAAEKYLIYWAR; from the coding sequence ATGAATACGCTCGATCGCCTTGAAAAATTCTCTCGCACAAAATCCGCCAGCGTCCTGTTTCCGGTGATAGCGACGGTGCTGCTGTTTGTGCTTTGGGAGCTGATTGTGCGGTTGCTCAACATTCCTAGCTACAATCTGCCCGCACCGTCTGCGATTTTGCAATCGGCGATCGCCCGTAGTTCAGCTTTATGGGAAAATTCGATGCAAACGCTGTTCACAACCCTGGCAGGATTTTTACTGGCAATTGTGGCAGGTATTATCCTCGGTTTTGTGATTGGCTATTCGCGGATAGCGTACATTGTGCTATATCCGCTGCTGGTCGGATTCAATACCATTCCCAAGGTGGCACTAGTGCCGCTATTTGCTCTGTGGTTTGGCATTGGCACGATTCCAGCGATTCTTACAGCGTTCCTGCTAGCGTTCTTCCCAATTGCAGTAAATGTGGCGCTGGGACTGGACACGGTGGAACCGGAGATGAAAGACGTGATGCGATCGCTCGGCGCATCCCAGTTCGAGATCTTTCAAAAAATTGGATTTCCCCACGTCATGCCCTACATTTTTGCATCGCTGAAGGTGGCGATTTCGCTGGCGTTTGTGGGTGCAGTGATTTCGGAAACCGTCGCCTCCAACAAGGGCATCGGCTACCTCATCGTTACTGCTAGTTCCAACTTCGACGTGCCGCTGGGGTTCGCTGGCCTGATGGTGCTAGCGATTATGGGGACTGCACTCTACGGCTTCTTTGCGGCGGCTGAAAAATACTTAATCTACTGGGCCCGATAG
- a CDS encoding transporter substrate-binding domain-containing protein translates to MPVGDRAEGLSLLQQGRIDALASDGILLEGLRRSLPDADAYEVIPPQPFSREVYGCLLPKQDLPFRAQVNQSLTRFMEGVLSGETAATQLFERWFGPQGIVPWDTLDTVAHFQQVVEQGRTIGPSRLSIFQPPQRSRRVQSP, encoded by the coding sequence GTGCCCGTGGGCGATCGCGCTGAGGGGCTGTCTTTGCTGCAACAGGGACGGATTGATGCGCTGGCTAGCGACGGCATCTTGCTGGAGGGCTTGCGGCGATCGCTACCCGATGCCGATGCTTACGAAGTCATTCCGCCGCAACCCTTTAGCCGAGAGGTCTATGGCTGTCTGCTGCCCAAACAAGATCTGCCGTTTCGCGCCCAGGTCAATCAAAGCCTAACCCGCTTTATGGAAGGCGTGCTATCTGGAGAAACAGCAGCAACGCAGTTGTTTGAGCGCTGGTTTGGGCCGCAGGGAATCGTTCCGTGGGACACTTTGGACACCGTCGCCCACTTTCAGCAGGTGGTTGAGCAGGGCCGGACTATCGGGCCCAGTAGATTAAGTATTTTTCAGCCGCCGCAAAGAAGCCGTAGAGTGCAGTCCCCATAA